One Euphorbia lathyris chromosome 1, ddEupLath1.1, whole genome shotgun sequence DNA segment encodes these proteins:
- the LOC136230113 gene encoding protein neprosin: protein MSFLEQDNNLNAYKHKQQYSSKMAASFSLTIHTISMILLFITFLVFPSPIFCYSDSGHRLPANQTFRPGKELLKQKRINSYLKKINKPALKTIQSPDGDIIDCVLSHLQPAFDHPELKGQKPLDPPQRPKGNETTGNVTESYQLWSNSGESCPQGTVPIRRTTEKDVLRASSLRRYGRKLRRHVRRDSGGNGHEHAVVFVNGDQYYGAKANINVWAPRVTDQYEFSLSQIWVISGSFGNDLNTIEAGWQVSPELYGDNYPRFFTYWTTDAYQATGCYNLLCSGFVQTNNRIAIGAAISPRSSYNAKQFDIGLMVWKDPKHGHWWLEFGSGLLVGYWPAMLFSHLRSYASMIQFGGEIVNSRSSGYHTSTQMGSGHFAGEGFGKASYFRNLQVVDWDNNLLPLSNLHLLADHPNCYDIKQGKNNVWGTYFYYGGPGRNVRCP, encoded by the exons ATGAGTTTTTTAGAACAAGACAACAACCTCAATGCATACAAACACAAACAACAATATTCCTCCAAAATGGCTGCTTCTTTTTCTCTTACTATTCATACTATCTCTATGATACTTCTTTTTATTACCTTTCTTGTTTTTCCTTCTCCTATTTTCTGCTACTCAGATTCCGGCCACCGGCTACCGGCGAATCAAACTTTCAGGCCAGGTAAAGAGTTACTCAAACAAAAGAGAATCAATTCTTATCTTAAGAAGATCAACAAGCCTGCACTCAAGACCATTCAG AGCCCTGATGGGGATATAATAGACTGTGTTTTATCTCATCTTCAACCAGCATTTGATCATCCTGAACTTAAAGGACAAAAACCATTG GATCCACCACAAAGGCCAAAAGGGAATGAGACCACAGGGAATGTTACAGAGAGCTATCAACTATGGTCAAATTCAGGCGAATCATGCCCACAAGGAACTGTTCCAATCAGGAGAACTACAGAAAAAGATGTCCTGAGAGCAAGCTCTCTCCGAAGATATGGCAGAAAATTAAGAAGACATGTTAGAAGAGATTCAGGAGGCAATGGTCATGAG CATGCAGTTGTGTTTGTTAATGGAGATCAATATTATGGAGCAAAGGCTAACATAAACGTATGGGCTCCTCGTGTCACTGATCAATATGAGTTCAGTTTGTCACAAATTTGGGTCATTTCGGGTTCTTTTGGCAACGATTTAAACACCATTGAAGCCGGTTGGCAG GTTAGCCCGGAGTTATATGGAGATAATTATCCGAGATTCTTCACTTATTGGACC ACGGATGCATACCAAGCTACGGGATGTTACAATTTGCTGTGTTCCGGGTTTGTGCAAACTAATAACAGAATAGCCATTGGAGCAGCTATATCTCCGAGGTCTAGTTACAATGCTAAACAATTTGACATTGGTCTAATGGTTTGGAag GACCCAAAGCATGGGCATTGGTGGCTGGAATTTGGGTCAGGACTATTAGTAGGATATTGGCCAGCAATGTTGTTCAGTCATTTAAGAAGCTATGCAAGTATGATTCAATTTGGAGGTGAAATAGTGAACTCAAGATCATCTGGTTATCACACATCTACCCAAATGGGAAGTGGTCATTTTGCTGGTGAAGGTTTTGGTAAAGCTTCCTATTTTAGGAATTTACAAGTTGTTGATTGGGATAATAATTTATTACCCTTATCTAATCTTCACTTATTGGCTGATCATCCTAATTGCTATgacatcaagcaaggtaagaataaTGTCTGGGGTACCTATTTTTATTATGGAGGTCCTGGCAGAAATGTAAGGTGTCCATGA